The window AGGCTCTGGATCCCAGAACGGTTTACGGTACGGGTGACGCGTGCATGCTGTAACACCCTAGGGGCAGGGGCAGATGGGGAACAACAGGGGGTAGAAAACGTTATGCCATGTTTGTTTCTGATTTCGTTCACCGCCACCTTGGGAGGATGGAGGGGGAGCAGAAGTACGATATCGAAGTCAGCGGCTAGTCACAGGGCGAGGCTACTTGCTCTTGACATGAGACTTTTGGTGTTTAGTGTATTCGTTACCCCAGACCAAGTTGTCCATCGACTCTCCGATAATGTACAGGGTCGTGCTGAATGCTAACAGTGTCGCGAAGAACAGTATTCGCAGAGGCAACGTCAGCACCTCCATCACTGGATACACCCATACGCCACTTTTGATGTAGATTATGTGCACCCTGGAAAGTCCATTGAAACATTAATTAACGACACTGTCGGGCTATATTCAGGGAATATAATCGAAGTTATCTTTTCAGCGTACCAGACTAAATAAATGAGCAAGAACATGACGAGGCCGAGGAGGCCCTTCGACCGTTTCGGGTACGTCCTTGGTGCAATCAACGTCTCCGTGATCGTCGAGACCATGATCATCGTGTGCATCAGGTGATTCAACCACCACGGGAAGTAGGCGTCCAGGAATTTTGGAAACACCAGCTCGCGGTCAATGAGCATCAGGGACCAAAATGTGATTCCGACGAACTGCAAGCGTGAAGAGAGAGAAGGGTAGAGCATAGCTGGATTTGTGCAATTCCGTTGCGCTTGATTTACACTTACCATGGACAGCGGGAAACTCAGTACAGCGTGTATGTAGTCCTTTAATTTACGTATGAAAGGTGGCTTCTTAACGTTAGCGGCGTTTGTGCCGAACAGGTCGTTCAACAGGCATATGAAGAAGTATACCGCCTGGATGATCTGAAACGAGCAATTAAGATTGTCAGTCTAGTTCATTGGTGGAATTTGAGGGGCAGCTTTGCGAAGCGTACGTTAATTCAGGGGGGCGATATAATTTCCGGCGCCTCTGCAGTGATCGCACGTTTCATTCTTAGAGAGGAAACGGCTGCTACTTTATTAGCGCGTTCTTTACCTAGGTATCCGATTTTCTCTTGTAGTCCGCTTCATTCAGATCTTACCTTACCTTTCAATTAATTCACGCGAACGGAGACTGTTAGCATTGCAAAACTGAAAGGATACGCTTTCCCTCTGTATGCGTTACACACTCGCGCCCTATTTATGTTTCGCGGCTCACGCGACAGCAGTCGATTCGCTCACGTGCGCGTGTCACGTGACGATCCATCGAACGGATCGATCGCGGCGAATTTTAATTCGCAAAACGAAATTTCAAACGAGACATTTCTAACTAATTGATACTTTGCACGCAGCGTTACGTATTTATTAAGTTCCTAGCGAATGCTCGCATCGAGGATCGCAGATTCCCATTGACAATAAGTGGAGAAATGCGATCACGCTCGTACGAAAGCATGTCGGTCCGTACGACAGTCACTTGGCCGTGCCTAGGTAATTTGACATGACGCGCGCTCGTAGCTTGTAGGTGGCATGGAGTGGCCCTCGAGTAATTGAATCGTGCTCTCCTGCGAGCTACTTCGTTCGCAATATCGACATAAAATGGCCATAGGCGTGAAATTGTTCTTCACCGGTAAATGGCCGTGGAAATATATACCGTGCTTCGTCACACTTTTAACCACGTGTTCCGCTAATTATACAAAAGCCTCCTACGAGACGCGATTACGTTTTACAGCAATTACAATTGTCCCCATTTCCCCGATCACGCGTACAAGAGCCCTCGGCGTGTTCTAACTACGGTTTTCACTAGTTGCATAACGCTGTAATAGCACGCGTGGTGCAATTGCTCGTTGGAACTATCGTACGATCGCAAGTGCAAAAGGAATAGCTTGAAAAGAGCACGGTGCATGCCCGTTAACGAAAGAAATTGTTGCCGAGGGGTGGACGTTCCCGTTTCGATAAATTATTGACTGTCAATGTGACAAGTGGCGTACAACGGGTGATTTAACTATGAAATTCGCTTAAAAGCCAAGCGACGAGTTGCGCAAGATGAAATTGGATCGACGATCCGGTCGCGCTGTGCGAGAAAAGATACCCGAGGCCGTGCCACCGAATACTAACCGCGTCCCAGAAAGTGAGAAACTTGAATTTCCCGCCGTAGGAGTTGTGCATTCTGGAGAGAGTGGGGGGCACGATGACGTACGTGTAATCATAGTACACCGAGAAAGCGAACTGCACGCAACTGATCACGTGGAAACCGATCAGTAGGCTGTCCCGCATCTCACAGGTGTTTCACCGTATCCTGAAATTATTCAACGAGTTCCCATCACAGCGATTACTCCACGGCGATCGTGCCGGCGCGGCACGAAGCGAGGAGAAGCATCTTCGCGACGCGCTTTCTTCTTTAGCGCGTCTCGCTTCTTCCTGGGGGTCATCGTTCAGGGTGAtcgataaagaaaataaaagaaaagtaaagacAGTAAGCCCAGACCGGTTTACTGTTCCGACCCGCGGAACAGTGGAAAGCGGTTCAAATTCGCATTTTCGGATTTCCCGTTTCCATGGTGACAGCTGAGATTAGTTATTCTGAGACGCTTCGCGGGTAAATCATGTTAACTGGCAATTGAATACTTATTTCTGCGAACGTCAACGTTCTTCCCTACCTGCCCATTTTATGTGTAAACCAAAATTGTGTCGTGGTAAAAAAACGCAGACTTTACGTTTACAAATTACGTAAGAAAGTTCACTCTCGAATTACGTAAATTACACGTAACGAAGTTGTGTTACGAGACTGGGCAATATCGCGCTGAATTATGCACGCGACATATCTTCCGGCTGCACGAGAAACTTTCCATAATCGTGAAATTTTCGTACCATTCGTCGTGTACGAATCGGACTGATGCGTTAGACTTCCTTGTCAATGAATTTACAGTTCGCCCTCTTAACATTTGACTTATCCACGATTCTTTTCAATCTCGAGCGAATTCAAATGGCTATGCAAAACATTGCAATATTATCTGAGACGTAGACTAATATTTAAATACCGTATCTAACCAAACAAAAACAATTTCTTGCAATTTCCGTATATTTACGAAGCACTCCGTGCGATAACGCGTAATCTTAACACTGGCCGACTGATAAGTCGGTTCATAATCTCAGTTAACCACTCGCACTTGTCCCCTTAGCGACTTCTATTTATATTTCGAATTTTC is drawn from Andrena cerasifolii isolate SP2316 chromosome 8, iyAndCera1_principal, whole genome shotgun sequence and contains these coding sequences:
- the LOC143372692 gene encoding androgen-induced gene 1 protein isoform X2, which gives rise to MRDSLLIGFHVISCVQFAFSVYYDYTYVIVPPTLSRMHNSYGGKFKFLTFWDAIIQAVYFFICLLNDLFGTNAANVKKPPFIRKLKDYIHAVLSFPLSMFVGITFWSLMLIDRELVFPKFLDAYFPWWLNHLMHTMIMVSTITETLIAPRTYPKRSKGLLGLVMFLLIYLVWVHIIYIKSGVWVYPVMEVLTLPLRILFFATLLAFSTTLYIIGESMDNLVWGNEYTKHQKSHVKSK
- the LOC143372692 gene encoding androgen-induced gene 1 protein isoform X5, which produces MAYTLNQMFHSAMFLTFVFTMYRGFLLKIPMVITEFKKFDPGQFKYLTIWNVIIQAVYFFICLLNDLFGTNAANVKKPPFIRKLKDYIHAVLSFPLSMFVGITFWSLMLIDRELVFPKFLDAYFPWWLNHLMHTMIMVSTITETLIAPRTYPKRSKGLLGLVMFLLIYLVWVHIIYIKSGVWVYPVMEVLTLPLRILFFATLLAFSTTLYIIGESMDNLVWGNEYTKHQKSHVKSK
- the LOC143372692 gene encoding androgen-induced gene 1 protein isoform X1; protein product: MRDSLLIGFHVISCVQFAFSVYYDYTYVIVPPTLSRMHNSYGGKFKFLTFWDAIIQAVYFFICLLNDLFGTNAANVKKPPFIRKLKDYIHAVLSFPLSMFVGITFWSLMLIDRELVFPKFLDAYFPWWLNHLMHTMIMVSTITETLIAPRTYPKRSKGLLGLVMFLLIYLVWVHIIYIKSGVWVYPVMEVLTLPLRILFFATLLAFSTTLYIIGESMDNLVWGTTVTAGKSAKKKKLQ
- the LOC143372692 gene encoding androgen-induced gene 1 protein isoform X4, encoding MRDSLLIGFHVISCVQFAFSVYYDYTYVIVPPTLSRMHNSYGGKFKFLTFWDAIIQAVYFFICLLNDLFGTNAANVKKPPFIRKLKDYIHAVLSFPLSMFVGITFWSLMLIDRELVFPKFLDAYFPWWLNHLMHTMIMVSTITETLIAPRTYPKRSKGLLGLVMFLLIYLVWVHIIYIKSGVWVYPVMEVLTLPLRILFFATLLAFSTTLYIIGESMDNLVWGEKCVAESIGPDLKA
- the LOC143372692 gene encoding androgen-induced gene 1 protein isoform X6, which gives rise to MAYTLNQMFHSAMFLTFVFTMYRGFLLKIPMVITEFKKFDPGQFKYLTIWNVIIQAVYFFICLLNDLFGTNAANVKKPPFIRKLKDYIHAVLSFPLSMFVGITFWSLMLIDRELVFPKFLDAYFPWWLNHLMHTMIMVSTITETLIAPRTYPKRSKGLLGLVMFLLIYLVWVHIIYIKSGVWVYPVMEVLTLPLRILFFATLLAFSTTLYIIGESMDNLVWGEKCVAESIGPDLKA
- the LOC143372692 gene encoding androgen-induced gene 1 protein isoform X3; its protein translation is MAYTLNQMFHSAMFLTFVFTMYRGFLLKIPMVITEFKKFDPGQFKYLTIWNVIIQAVYFFICLLNDLFGTNAANVKKPPFIRKLKDYIHAVLSFPLSMFVGITFWSLMLIDRELVFPKFLDAYFPWWLNHLMHTMIMVSTITETLIAPRTYPKRSKGLLGLVMFLLIYLVWVHIIYIKSGVWVYPVMEVLTLPLRILFFATLLAFSTTLYIIGESMDNLVWGTTVTAGKSAKKKKLQ